From the Helianthus annuus cultivar XRQ/B chromosome 17, HanXRQr2.0-SUNRISE, whole genome shotgun sequence genome, the window AAATCACAAGAAATAGAACCCTAAAAGATGAACATGGAACTCTACATAAAAACCTTACATAAAAAgtttgtatgaagttgaaatcaggttggattagggttggttaaagcatgattgaggtttgaacattaaatcatcaataaaccatggatatgacctttgttgatgcgtttttagtaacttttaCCTTGTAAACAGCAAGCTGATTGGTATTTCCaaccaacttcaacaggctgtaactggaccgtttttaatcgaaaaactgattttctgaagcctaaaatatgcattttggaataacctaacaaatggcactggaatcgtagttttccgaggtcgtttactatttttaaaggactgtttttggacagcagctcaagctgtgtttttactgcagaaaaagtgtgttgtattcggagtcataacttgaaacctgagtagaatcaactcatggaatttttacagaagatggtcaccgttgtcaggatgatcctccaactggaatttcgtcaatcggacttacggttaatttttagtgaattattctgtaaactgcaatcagaaagtaacagaTCTGATTGCACTCGGGTAaatgaatttctataaaatattggtgacgAACTGGACCCTGATacttttacacaataaaatttggatcgtatgagtcattctgtaaaaatttgggaatttttggaataggTTAACTATttaataaaaatcctcgaaaacagtccagttttgattgattaagctgaaataaagtaagtaatgctttgtatgtctaaatgtcggtttgattattggAAATGAACTATGGGATAtacgtaaaagaaaatgatatgctattaagcatggacacctccatttacaaaggaggctatggcgaaattttccgaaaatccgaaCACGTAGTAAAAATATTCGAGAAAtatagatacgaaatagttgcctaactatttttctaaagacgatagttaagttaaaataataattattattttaacaaaataataccaaagtaacgcaactcaaaacactaaactctaagccaaggcacggcccgttcatctaatagacattagtacgttgtaggttttCGTGTAGCGGACAGAGTTTGAAattcgattcaagacgcactactgtgagttcatgaccccctttttcttttactgttttccgttttatacttcgggggtggaatacatgttacaatttatttcagacattttatacatggtattgttagcttaaggagggtttttactacgcgatcaagtgagtggtgggcatgacacttaaggccattaatcctcattgtaggaccacgggacatgagtgatagatctatttgggtgtagcgagcccacacccatgaggccgggggcctatagtggtgactatgtcttcataccggagtcaaatttgctaggtttgagtcttcctgcatcattcacatatactattggttttgcaacccaatggtgatcagtttttccttattgctacataccagggactattttACTTACAGACATACTAAACGGTGTGTACacacagacttacacatgaactcgctcaactttttgttgacttttaaaactacatgtatttcagggaattaatttggatctggcaagtgatgcatgttagctgcgtacttaataaggatgtcatctagagttgtagggtttgggaagtgcaactccttcctggacgagttgcatgtctcTTATCCTTGTTTTGTTGGTAGTCTTTCGTTGAGTCTTACGAACTCGTTTTAAACAAGTAATGTTTTGTAATGCAttttgtggttgatgttttaagacaatatgttatgcatttttccaaactattttaatggatgaacatcatacatttttatcatatagcattgttgtgattgttgctatggtattaagaagtcacaccaaacaaacccacacttccgcaaaagccagggtgtgacagcttggtatcagagcctcgatcatagcgaactaggattccttctcgagtctagactatgatccctagggctctcacgaaaatgttttcaaacatttttttttcatttgcatacactaaacgtccagatccagggcacaAACATTTTCTATAAACAAAAAGGGCaaaaatacacttttcaaaatatTTGTatgagtcttagagactgagggaggtttcagtcttagagactgaggggttcaatcttagagattggggaagtttagccttagaggctggggaaagtttgagtcttagagactgggaaaggtttggtcttagagactagggatgtagtctgagagactaggaagttCGGTCTTAGAGATTGGgagggatagtctgggaagactaggatgcatacatgatttcattgttatttgtttacatgcttacctgatttgtgtgcatatgttgtggttgtgttacagacaccatggcatcATCTGGTAGTGGAGTATCCAACGCGAGCGACCCGATGGCCTTTACCTCTGATGACGAGATGGCCACCGACTCGGGAGTCTACACTTCAGACACCACGAGCACCGATGAAGACGATTTCCAGCCGTTTGCCCTACCGATCTTCGGAGACGATGTACCCCTAGCTGATGGCCCACCAGGAGAGGACCTACCCCTTATTCCAATCCCTGCCCCTCTCCCCTTCGCTGCAGTTCCCTTTAAGGAACAACCTCTCGACGCGTTACCCGATGGTGCCATCGACCTACTCAtcgagggtcccccggagggagACCAGGATGGTGGGGCCCCGATGGAGGACGGTGTTCCACTTGTTGATATCCCAGTTGTTGATCCCATTGTTCCCATGGTTGAGCTTCCTGATATGGAGTTCATTCTGGTTCGTCCGCCTCAGGTTCTTTTGAGTCGATAGCTTCCTTTATCCCACCGTTGGGATTCGGTTACATTCCTCGTATTGACGATGATGAGGAGATGGAGATGGAGGACGAGTTGGTCCCCGAGGAGCAGCCTGCTGAGGCTCCTGTTCTCccagatgatcagattcctgttATGCCTGTTGATCATCAGCCCGCTCCAGTCGTTCCAGAGGCCATTCTTGCCCTTGACCCTGTTCTTGTCATTGATGCACCTGCCGTTGCACCACCAGCCGTTGAGACCCCAGAGGTAGCACCCATACCCGATCCCATAACGATTTTTGATGACCTGGCACCGTTTGCTACCCACATTGACCCGAGATACGCTAACACCAACAATGGGTGGATTGAGGAGGATGACTACCCTCCGTATATGGTCCCAGTCACTCCCACTACCGTACCTGTTACTGCACCACTCGATATTCCGGTGTTTCCTCCACCCACTTCTGATGCCCCTCGTACCGATCTTCTGATTACTTTTCTTCAGGACATTCCTTCGCCACGACCTGGGGAGGGATCGTCGAGTCAGCCTTTCGGCCACACACCATTTATGACAGGAGATAGCCAGTTTATACCACCGACTCCTTATCATAGTTTTGTTCCACCCGTGTCAGCTACTACACCCTTCATGT encodes:
- the LOC110866645 gene encoding leucine-rich repeat extensin-like protein 3; this encodes MEMEDELVPEEQPAEAPVLPDDQIPVMPVDHQPAPVVPEAILALDPVLVIDAPAVAPPAVETPEVAPIPDPITIFDDLAPFATHIDPRYANTNNGWIEEDDYPPYMVPVTPTTVPVTAPLDIPVFPPPTSDAPRTDLLITFLQDIPSPRPGEGSSSQPFGHTPFMTGDSQFIPPTPYHSFVPPVSATTPFMSQYPHTTSPITFTPPITHPVSAPMGEPFLWSSPHVMPVSDPYHPFHVGYSIEDTLTSLQLQQDALRRYVQELGRTPHPPCPCQTLSTAPHTPFASSHDSDICFLPLDQQVAYVLRFAYALEEDLVQLRRLFFSRFPPPPPPSA